In Ischnura elegans chromosome 6, ioIscEleg1.1, whole genome shotgun sequence, one genomic interval encodes:
- the LOC124161393 gene encoding formin-like protein 20, with protein sequence MKLFLLAVLGLCALATAEYAPPEPTYGPPPPPPPPPPPPPPPPPPPTYGPPPPTYGPPPPPPPPPPPPPPPPPPPTYGPPPPTYGPPPPPPPPPPPPPPPPPPPTYGPPPPTYGPPPPPPPPPPPPPPPPPPPPPPPTYGPPPPTYGPPSPPPPPPPPPPPPPPPPPPPPTYGPPPPTYGPPPPPPPPPPPPPPPPPPPPTYGPPEPEYGPPPPPPPPPPPPPPPPPPPPSYGPPAPEYGPPPPPPPPPPPPPPPPPPPPPPPTYGPPAPEYGPPPPPPPPPPPPPPPPPPPPTHEYGVPSARTFVPIPGPALFVPSVRAPSSSYQVPGRF encoded by the exons ATGAAGCTG TTCCTTTTAGCCGTCTTGGGCCTGTGCGCCCTGGCTACGGCAGAGTACGCCCCTCCAGAACCAACGTACGGCCCACCACCGCCGCCTCCACCGCCTCCaccaccccctccaccccctcctccacCGCCAACGTACGGACCGCCTCCACCAACGTACGGGCCTCCGCCTCCACCACCGCCGCCGCCTCCTCCACCGCCGCCTCCACCTCCACCGCCAACGTACGGACCGCCTCCACCGACGTACGGGCCGCCGCCTCCACCACCGCCGCCGCCTCCTCCACCGCCGCCTCCACCTCCACCGCCAACCTACGGACCGCCTCCACCAACGTACGGGCCTCCGCCTCCACCACCGCCTCCACCGCCGCCTCCACCTCCGCCTccacctcctccgcctcctccaccAACATACGGACCACCTCCACCAACGTACGGGCCTCCGTCTCCACCACCCCCTCctccaccgcctcctcctcctcctccaccaccgCCTCCTCCACCACCAACTTACGGTCCACCTCCACCAACGTACGGGCCTCCACCTCCAccacctcctccgcctcctccaccACCCCCTCCACCGCCTCCACCACCAACATACGGTCCACCTGAGCCGGAATACGgcccaccaccacctcctccgcCTCCACCACCTCCACCACCGcctccaccacctcctcctccatcATACGGCCCACCCGCTCCAGAATACGGccctccaccaccacctccacctcctcctccacccccgcCGCCTCCACCGCCTCCACCGCCCCCACCGCCTACATACGGCCCCCCAGCACCGGAATACGGTCCACCTCCCCCACCTCCACCGCCTCCACCACCTCCTCCGCCGCCTCCTCCACCTCCACCGACCCATGAATACGGTGTGCCTTCAGCGAGGACTTTCGTGCCGATTCCAGGCCCTGCGTTGTTCGTGCCATCTGTGAGGGCGCCTTCCTCGAGTTACCAAGTACCCGGAAGGTTTTGA
- the LOC124161394 gene encoding vegetative cell wall protein gp1-like, which translates to MKAFFAVLALAALASAQYAPPATEYGPPAPPPPPPPPPPPPPPPPPPPPPPQTYGVPTRSFAPVPAPTPVFAPAPAPVPLVRAPAPFVAPAPVSTPALAPPVFIPSPAPVFAPAPAPVPVPVRSFAPVPAPAPVFAPAPVPAPAPVPVPVRTFVPAPAPVPVPVRTFVPAPAPVPVPVRTFVPAPAPAPVPVRTFVPAPAPAPVPVFSPAPIPAPVPVPAPAPVPVRTFVPVSAPAPVPVQSFPTRSFVPAPAPAPVPVPRAPALRYGPPGIF; encoded by the exons ATGAAG gcttTCTTCGCAGTGTTGGCACTCGCCGCCCTGGCGTCAGCCCAGTACGCACCTCCCGCCACTGAGTACGGGCCCCCAGCTCCACCGCCCCCACCgccacccccacccccgcccccaCCTCCACCGCcaccacccccacctcctcctcagACCTATGGCGTACCCACTAGATCCTTTGCACCAGTTCCGGCACCTACTCCAGTTTTTGCTCCAGCTCCAGCACCAGTTCCATTAGTCCGAGCTCCCGCTCCATTCGTCGCTCCAGCTCCAGTCTCGACTCCAGCCCTAGCTCCTCCAGTTTTCATTCCTAGCCCCGCTCCTGTCTTCGCCCCGGCTCCAGCTCCAGTCCCGGTTCCCGTCAGATCTTTCGCTCCGGTTCCTGCTCCGGCTCCGGTTTTCGCTCCAGCTCCCGTCCCGGCTCCAGCTCCTGTTCCGGTTCCAGTGAGAACTTTCGTCCCTGCTCCAGCTCCTGTCCCGGTTCCAGTGAGGACTTTCGTCCCTGCTCCAGCTCCTGTCCCGGTTCCAGTGAGGACTTTCGTCCCTGCTCCAGCTCCTGCCCCGGTTCCAGTGAGGACTTTCGTCCCTGCTCCAGCTCCTGCCCCGGTTCCAGTTTTCTCTCCCGCTCCTATTCCGGCTCCCGTTCCAGTTCCGGCACCTGCACCGGTTCCGGTTAGGACTTTCGTCCCAGTTTCGGCTCCAGCCCCAGTGCCAGTGCAATCATTTCCCACGAGATCGTTCGTTCCAGCACCAGCCCCCGCTCCAGTTCCAGTTCCCAGAGCACCTGCCTTGCGCTACGGACCACCTGGAATATTCTAA